A window of the Terriglobia bacterium genome harbors these coding sequences:
- a CDS encoding SDR family oxidoreductase, with protein sequence MAFYLITGIAGFIGSSLAHALVAKGERVRGVDNLSTGRLENIASIRDRIDFRRADLVDLGAMRDACRGVDYVFHQGALASVPRSVEDPVASNQANVDGSLNVLVAAREAGVKRVVYAASSSAYGDTPTLPKREDMLPNPISPYAVAKLAAEHYMASFFRVYGLETVSLRYFNIFGPRQDPSSQYSGVLAKFIPAMLEGRQPTIYGDGEQSRDFTYIDNAVSANLLACTAPASAVAGCTFNIAVGKRASLNETFGILKKLTGYTGQAAYAAAREGDIKHSLADISLAEKHLGYRVLVDFEEGLRRTVEWYRQEAAVTAAAGGKASR encoded by the coding sequence ATGGCTTTTTATCTGATCACGGGAATCGCCGGTTTCATCGGCTCTTCGCTGGCCCATGCGCTGGTGGCGAAGGGTGAGCGGGTGCGGGGTGTGGATAACCTTTCGACCGGGAGACTCGAGAACATCGCTTCCATCCGTGACCGGATCGACTTCCGCCGCGCCGACCTCGTGGACCTGGGTGCCATGCGGGATGCCTGCCGTGGGGTCGATTACGTTTTCCACCAGGGTGCGCTGGCGTCGGTCCCTCGCTCGGTCGAGGATCCCGTGGCCAGCAACCAGGCGAACGTCGACGGAAGCCTGAACGTGCTCGTGGCTGCGCGCGAGGCGGGAGTGAAGAGGGTCGTCTACGCGGCGTCGTCGTCGGCCTATGGGGACACGCCCACACTCCCCAAGCGCGAGGACATGCTGCCCAATCCCATCTCCCCGTACGCCGTCGCCAAGCTCGCCGCCGAACACTACATGGCTTCGTTCTTCCGCGTGTATGGGCTGGAAACGGTGTCGTTGCGCTACTTCAACATCTTCGGTCCCCGGCAGGATCCGTCATCGCAATACTCCGGCGTTCTCGCGAAGTTCATCCCCGCGATGCTCGAGGGCAGGCAGCCGACCATCTACGGAGACGGGGAACAGAGCCGCGACTTCACCTACATCGACAACGCCGTCTCCGCCAATCTGCTGGCCTGCACGGCTCCGGCCTCGGCGGTCGCGGGATGCACGTTTAACATCGCCGTTGGCAAGCGCGCCAGCCTCAATGAGACGTTCGGCATTCTGAAGAAGCTGACCGGATACACCGGACAGGCCGCCTACGCAGCGGCCCGGGAAGGCGACATCAAACATTCGCTGGCCGATATATCGCTCGCTGAGAAGCATCTGGGCTACCGCGTGCTGGTCGATTTCGAGGAAGGCCTGCGCCGCACGGTGGAGTGGTACCGGCAGGAAGCTGCCGTGACGGCCGCGGCGGGAGGCAAGGCTTCCCGATAA
- a CDS encoding AMP-binding protein codes for MTEAPRPRYPITYRTLPEALLAAPPDQPFVTMWKSEDDVQTVTFGEFVRLALGQAAYLQQRGLRQGDRVILVMPQGIPLMTAFAGALCLGAIPAILAYPNFKVDPAKYRFGLAGVTGNLKARLVVLDDEFPDELLEHVALKDDAQVVHLKAQMPAPPAGFKPLDAAPDSVAFIQHSAGTTGLQKGVALSHAAVLLHLNHLSPALRLTSNDCIYSWLPLYHDMGLIACFMLPMVCHLPIVMQSPTDWVMQPGSMLEIITKYKCTLAWTPNFTLQFLARRVRPADRQDFDLSSLRMLINCSEPVRGSSMDEFRAAYAGCKLQPHVLQASYAMAETVFAVTQSGIGADAGPKRIWVDADAVRKERRAVQVADSTQGAMCFVSSGKCIPGCAVRAVSDSGKPLPEGGIGEILIRSDSLLTGYYNRPDLTEKALQDGWYWSGDLGFALEGEVYVVGRKKDLIIVAGENIYPQDVEEIVSSHPAIHDGRVVAFGAYNPELGTEDIVVAAEVNREEDLAEAARIERELKTAITGELAVVARRIYLKPPKWVVKSTAGKPARSTTREKLIAEHPELQSNAAGPGL; via the coding sequence ATGACCGAAGCTCCCCGCCCGCGGTATCCGATAACGTATCGCACGTTGCCGGAAGCTCTGCTGGCCGCCCCGCCCGACCAGCCGTTCGTGACCATGTGGAAGAGCGAGGACGACGTGCAGACCGTCACCTTCGGCGAGTTCGTGCGCCTGGCGCTTGGCCAGGCGGCATACTTGCAGCAGCGCGGGCTACGCCAGGGCGATCGCGTCATCCTGGTGATGCCGCAGGGCATCCCGCTCATGACCGCCTTTGCCGGTGCCCTGTGCCTGGGTGCGATCCCCGCGATCCTGGCTTATCCCAACTTCAAGGTCGATCCCGCCAAGTACCGCTTCGGCCTGGCCGGTGTCACCGGCAACCTGAAGGCGAGGCTAGTCGTTCTCGACGACGAATTCCCAGACGAACTCCTCGAACACGTGGCCCTCAAGGACGACGCCCAGGTGGTGCACCTGAAGGCGCAGATGCCCGCGCCGCCCGCAGGCTTCAAGCCGCTCGATGCCGCTCCGGACAGCGTCGCCTTCATCCAGCACTCCGCCGGCACCACCGGACTGCAGAAAGGCGTGGCTCTGTCGCACGCGGCGGTGCTCCTGCACTTGAACCACCTCTCGCCGGCGCTGCGACTGACCTCCAATGACTGCATCTACAGCTGGCTGCCGCTGTACCACGACATGGGCCTGATCGCCTGCTTCATGCTGCCCATGGTCTGCCACCTGCCCATCGTGATGCAGTCGCCGACCGACTGGGTCATGCAGCCTGGGTCCATGCTGGAGATCATCACAAAGTACAAATGCACGCTGGCCTGGACGCCCAACTTCACCTTGCAGTTCCTCGCGCGGCGCGTCCGTCCGGCGGACCGCCAGGATTTCGATCTTTCCTCGCTGCGCATGTTGATCAACTGCTCGGAGCCGGTACGCGGGTCGAGCATGGACGAATTCCGAGCCGCCTATGCCGGCTGCAAGCTTCAGCCGCACGTCCTGCAGGCCTCGTACGCGATGGCGGAGACCGTGTTCGCGGTCACGCAATCGGGCATCGGCGCGGACGCCGGTCCGAAACGGATCTGGGTGGACGCCGACGCGGTCCGCAAAGAGCGCCGGGCCGTCCAGGTCGCGGACAGCACCCAGGGAGCGATGTGCTTCGTGTCATCGGGCAAGTGCATCCCGGGCTGCGCCGTCCGCGCGGTCTCCGACAGCGGCAAGCCGCTGCCGGAGGGAGGGATCGGAGAGATCCTCATCCGCAGCGACTCCTTGCTCACTGGCTACTACAACCGTCCCGACCTCACCGAGAAGGCGCTGCAGGACGGCTGGTACTGGTCGGGCGACCTTGGATTCGCGCTCGAGGGCGAAGTCTACGTGGTCGGCCGCAAGAAGGACCTGATCATCGTGGCCGGCGAGAACATTTACCCACAGGATGTGGAAGAGATCGTATCCAGCCATCCTGCCATCCACGACGGGCGCGTGGTTGCGTTCGGCGCCTACAACCCGGAGCTGGGCACCGAGGACATCGTGGTGGCGGCGGAAGTGAACCGGGAAGAAGATCTCGCCGAAGCCGCGCGCATCGAGCGCGAGCTGAAGACGGCGATCACCGGCGAGCTGGCCGTGGTCGCGCGCCGCATCTACCTCAAGCCGCCGAAGTGGGTGGTGAAGAGCACGGCCGGGAAGCCGGCGCGCTCCACCACGCGCGAAAAACTCATTGCAGAGCACCCGGAATTGCAGTCGAATGCCGCGGGACCCGGCCTATGA
- a CDS encoding metallophosphoesterase, translating into MHSSRPTRRQFLRAAAGVGAAAVVGLGGYAALAEPYEITVERVPLLTPRLPEAFHGLKVAQLSDLHFGPYTGEREIRNAVERCNALEPDLAVITGDFITAALWGRPVKQFQNADHCSRLLSGIRAPLGIFACFGNHDVSVDPWALTQIIRAHRIQIVRNNAAAIERDGARLWVAGVDDVLYAHADLDHTLAGIPRNEFTILLAHEPDFADHAKAYPVDLQLSGHSHGGQIRAPFVGALYYPPLSRRYPRGLYRVGNLHLYTNRGIGTIVVPMRFNVPPEVTLLTLFSH; encoded by the coding sequence GTGCACAGCTCTCGGCCAACCCGCCGGCAATTCCTTCGCGCCGCCGCCGGTGTCGGCGCGGCGGCCGTCGTCGGCCTGGGCGGATATGCGGCGCTCGCCGAACCGTACGAGATCACGGTGGAGCGCGTGCCGCTCCTCACGCCGCGCCTCCCGGAGGCGTTCCACGGCCTGAAGGTCGCGCAGCTCAGCGACCTCCACTTCGGCCCCTACACCGGCGAACGCGAGATCCGCAACGCGGTCGAGCGATGCAACGCCCTCGAGCCGGATCTGGCGGTGATCACGGGCGATTTCATCACGGCGGCGCTGTGGGGCCGTCCCGTCAAGCAGTTCCAGAATGCCGACCACTGCTCGCGGCTGCTCTCCGGGATCCGGGCTCCCCTCGGCATCTTCGCCTGCTTCGGCAATCACGACGTCAGTGTCGATCCCTGGGCCCTGACCCAGATCATCCGGGCGCACCGAATACAGATCGTGAGGAACAACGCGGCGGCGATCGAACGCGATGGCGCGCGGCTCTGGGTGGCTGGCGTGGATGACGTCCTGTACGCCCACGCCGACCTCGACCACACGCTCGCCGGCATCCCGCGGAATGAGTTCACGATCCTGCTGGCCCACGAGCCTGATTTCGCCGACCACGCCAAGGCGTACCCGGTCGACCTTCAGCTCTCCGGGCATTCCCACGGGGGACAGATCCGGGCGCCTTTCGTGGGTGCGCTGTATTATCCTCCGCTTTCGCGCAGGTACCCGCGGGGCCTGTACCGGGTCGGGAACCTGCACCTCTACACGAACCGAGGCATCGGGACCATTGTGGTGCCGATGCGCTTCAACGTTCCCCCCGAGGTCACCTTGTTGACCTTGTTTTCCCACTGA
- a CDS encoding acyltransferase: MHIGRSVLLPASTFIDVSHCYLISIGDNCGFGEGCTILAHDAQMDEFLDAARIGKVVIHDSCHIGTGAVILAGVEIGPRTIVGAHSVVSKSLPPDTVCAGNPAQVICSLEQYLEKHRQRMATRPTFDYGTYDIRSLTPERRKELLEALADGDAYIIGGRTAELAGGGGTPRTAAEAAPGSKQ, translated from the coding sequence ATGCATATCGGCAGATCGGTTCTGCTGCCTGCTTCCACCTTCATTGACGTCAGCCACTGCTACCTGATCAGTATCGGGGACAACTGCGGCTTCGGGGAGGGGTGCACGATACTGGCGCACGACGCGCAGATGGACGAGTTTCTTGACGCCGCGCGCATCGGCAAGGTCGTGATCCATGACTCGTGCCATATCGGCACGGGCGCGGTCATTCTGGCTGGGGTTGAGATCGGCCCGCGCACCATCGTGGGCGCTCACTCGGTTGTCTCTAAGTCTCTCCCACCCGATACCGTATGTGCGGGCAACCCGGCGCAGGTCATCTGCTCGCTGGAGCAGTACCTCGAAAAGCACCGCCAGCGGATGGCAACGCGTCCGACCTTCGACTACGGGACGTACGACATCCGTTCCCTGACGCCGGAGCGCCGCAAAGAACTGCTCGAGGCCCTGGCCGACGGCGACGCGTACATCATCGGCGGCCGGACCGCGGAGTTGGCCGGCGGCGGTGGCACACCGCGCACCGCGGCGGAAGCGGCCCCCGGATCGAAGCAGTAG
- a CDS encoding glycosyltransferase family 2 protein: MPPVDAARQTPPADFLLTVVTPAYNESRNLPALYEELCRSLDGQGFRWEWVVVDDHSADETFAVVREIAQRDPRVRGIRFARNFGSHTAITCGLHQARGDCAVILAADLQDPPEVIPDLIAKWHEGVQVVWAARERREGETASTVGFSRAYYAIMRHIVGMKEMPAMGADFFLMDRRVLDGFRAFNESNVSILALITWMGFRQGTVFYTKKARLHGSSGWTLEKKLKLAVDSITSFTYLPIRLMSYFGFLIAVVGFAYAMFVVANALTGHPPQGWSSLMVMVLLIGGVQMLMLGILGEYLWRALDESRRRPRYLIEETVERPAASGQTSHA; this comes from the coding sequence GTGCCTCCCGTTGATGCTGCGCGCCAGACACCGCCCGCCGACTTCCTTCTGACCGTGGTCACGCCGGCATACAACGAGTCGCGCAACCTCCCCGCGCTCTACGAAGAGCTGTGCCGTTCGCTCGACGGCCAGGGGTTCCGCTGGGAGTGGGTGGTGGTGGACGACCATTCGGCCGACGAGACGTTTGCCGTCGTGCGCGAGATCGCACAGCGGGACCCACGCGTTCGAGGTATCCGTTTCGCCCGCAATTTTGGGTCGCACACGGCCATCACTTGCGGTCTTCACCAGGCGCGTGGCGATTGTGCGGTCATCCTGGCCGCTGATCTTCAGGACCCCCCCGAAGTCATCCCCGACCTGATCGCCAAGTGGCACGAAGGCGTGCAGGTAGTATGGGCCGCTCGTGAACGACGGGAGGGCGAGACCGCCAGCACGGTGGGCTTTTCGCGCGCTTATTACGCCATCATGCGTCACATCGTCGGCATGAAAGAGATGCCGGCGATGGGAGCTGATTTCTTCCTCATGGATCGGCGCGTGCTCGACGGTTTCCGCGCTTTTAACGAGAGCAACGTGAGCATTCTGGCCCTGATCACTTGGATGGGCTTCCGCCAGGGAACGGTGTTTTACACCAAGAAAGCCCGGCTGCACGGCAGCTCCGGCTGGACCCTGGAGAAGAAGCTCAAGCTGGCGGTCGATTCCATCACCTCGTTCACGTATCTGCCGATCCGCCTCATGTCCTATTTCGGTTTTCTCATCGCTGTCGTCGGATTCGCCTATGCCATGTTCGTCGTCGCCAATGCGCTCACTGGACATCCGCCGCAAGGCTGGTCGTCGTTGATGGTCATGGTCCTGCTGATCGGCGGCGTCCAGATGCTTATGCTGGGGATTCTTGGCGAGTACCTCTGGCGCGCGCTGGACGAGTCGCGCCGCCGGCCGCGTTACCTGATCGAGGAGACAGTGGAACGTCCCGCAGCATCCGGGCAGACCAGCCATGCCTAG
- a CDS encoding glycosyltransferase, with the protein MSAVVVFWIAAAVVAYSTAGYPSLLWLLSRIVQRPHRRDQIWPMVSVIIPVHQQAQILERKLQNTLALEYPPEKRQIIVVSDGEDRETMEYFESSPHQGVEFISMSERRGKHYAQRAAYEQATGEILVFTDAAIQLDSKALVNMVCNFADPAVGCVSSEDRVLASPETKVAEGSYVDFEMWLRRMEGNIWSLVSASGSFFAARREACEVWHGELSSDFFVALHVAQAGKRSVVDPNCLAWYGVSLDQSAEFQRKVRTIVHGLDVLFSHLHLLSPLTYGLFAWQLFSHKLCRWIVPFALISLLSANVALRNQPFYRVILYLQLAFYAAAILAFVYEGIARFKPLKIARFFLLGNVAALVAWVRFFSGDKYVTWTPTRRP; encoded by the coding sequence GTGAGCGCCGTGGTCGTGTTCTGGATCGCCGCGGCCGTGGTCGCGTACAGCACCGCTGGATACCCCTCCCTTCTGTGGCTTCTCAGCCGGATCGTCCAGCGGCCCCACCGGCGGGACCAGATCTGGCCGATGGTCTCCGTCATTATCCCGGTGCATCAACAGGCGCAGATCCTGGAGAGGAAGCTCCAGAACACGCTCGCGCTCGAGTATCCACCCGAGAAACGGCAGATCATCGTGGTCAGCGACGGTGAAGACCGAGAGACGATGGAATACTTCGAATCGAGCCCACACCAAGGGGTGGAGTTCATCTCGATGAGCGAACGCCGCGGAAAACATTACGCCCAGCGCGCGGCGTACGAGCAGGCGACGGGCGAGATCCTGGTGTTCACCGACGCGGCGATCCAGCTCGACTCCAAGGCACTCGTGAACATGGTCTGCAATTTCGCGGATCCCGCGGTGGGATGCGTGAGCAGCGAGGACCGCGTGCTCGCATCGCCCGAGACGAAGGTGGCGGAAGGCTCCTACGTCGATTTCGAGATGTGGCTGCGCCGCATGGAAGGAAACATCTGGTCTCTCGTGAGCGCAAGCGGCTCCTTCTTCGCCGCGCGCCGAGAAGCGTGCGAGGTGTGGCACGGAGAGCTTTCCAGCGACTTCTTCGTTGCACTCCACGTGGCCCAGGCCGGGAAGCGCTCGGTCGTGGACCCGAACTGCCTTGCTTGGTACGGCGTGAGCCTCGACCAAAGCGCCGAATTTCAACGAAAAGTGCGCACCATCGTACACGGCCTCGACGTACTATTCAGCCATCTGCACCTGCTGAGCCCGCTGACGTACGGCCTGTTCGCTTGGCAGCTTTTCAGTCACAAGCTATGCCGCTGGATCGTTCCCTTCGCACTGATCAGCCTGCTCAGTGCGAATGTCGCGCTCAGAAATCAGCCTTTCTATCGAGTGATCCTCTACCTGCAGCTCGCCTTCTATGCGGCCGCAATACTTGCCTTCGTGTATGAAGGAATAGCGCGGTTCAAGCCATTGAAGATCGCGCGATTCTTCCTGTTGGGCAATGTCGCAGCGCTCGTTGCCTGGGTCCGCTTCTTTTCGGGCGATAAGTACGTCACCTGGACGCCGACCCGACGACCGTGA
- a CDS encoding polysaccharide deacetylase family protein, with translation MLKKVVRSVLALPGASSSFRPLLRDCGVILMLHRFTDPDRGVKGDDPARVRQFLAYLRRKKYDILPLGDVFSRLAEGKPLRGAIAFTIDDGYYDQAAIGGEVFAEYDCPVTVFATSGFVDGQLWFWWDKIDHVFRNSTRKELRFILADEELRYSIQDARECDAARADFIGRCKKVPDAEKHAAIARLAAAAEVALPEKPPAMYAPLTWDQARKGEGRGMTFGPHTVTHPILSNTPDDQSDFEICRSWERIQAEVRRPVPVFCYPNGQWGDFGDREVAILQRAGLKGAVLGLAGYARVTAFHGSAGAPFRVPRFCLPEQFVDLVQYVSGMERMKEIVRGGAA, from the coding sequence TTGCTGAAAAAAGTCGTCCGCAGCGTGCTTGCGTTGCCCGGAGCATCGTCGAGCTTCCGTCCGCTGCTGCGCGACTGCGGCGTCATCCTGATGCTGCACCGGTTCACCGATCCCGACCGCGGCGTCAAGGGCGACGATCCGGCGCGCGTGCGCCAGTTCCTCGCCTACCTGCGAAGGAAGAAATACGATATCCTGCCGCTCGGCGATGTCTTCTCGCGGTTGGCCGAAGGAAAGCCGCTGCGCGGCGCGATCGCTTTCACCATCGACGACGGCTACTACGATCAGGCGGCGATCGGCGGCGAAGTGTTCGCCGAATACGACTGTCCCGTGACCGTTTTCGCGACCAGCGGTTTCGTTGACGGCCAGCTCTGGTTTTGGTGGGACAAGATCGATCACGTGTTTCGCAACAGCACGCGCAAGGAACTCCGATTCATACTGGCCGATGAGGAACTCAGGTACTCGATCCAGGACGCGCGGGAGTGCGATGCAGCCCGGGCCGATTTCATCGGACGCTGCAAGAAGGTTCCCGACGCGGAAAAGCACGCCGCTATCGCGCGCCTGGCCGCAGCAGCCGAGGTCGCGCTGCCGGAGAAGCCGCCCGCGATGTACGCCCCGCTGACCTGGGACCAGGCCCGCAAGGGTGAAGGGCGGGGGATGACCTTCGGACCGCACACCGTCACCCATCCCATCCTCTCCAACACTCCCGACGACCAATCGGACTTCGAGATCTGCCGCAGCTGGGAGCGGATCCAGGCGGAAGTCCGGCGTCCGGTGCCCGTCTTCTGCTACCCGAACGGGCAGTGGGGCGATTTCGGAGACCGCGAGGTTGCCATCCTCCAGCGCGCGGGGTTGAAAGGTGCGGTGTTGGGCTTGGCGGGCTACGCGCGAGTCACCGCCTTCCATGGCTCTGCAGGAGCGCCTTTCAGGGTGCCCCGCTTCTGCCTGCCGGAACAGTTTGTCGACCTCGTCCAATACGTCTCGGGCATGGAGCGAATGAAGGAGATCGTTCGCGGAGGCGCAGCCTAG